In Streptomyces sp. NBC_00569, a single genomic region encodes these proteins:
- a CDS encoding ABC transporter substrate-binding protein, translated as MALAVVSGCGASGAGGAEPASRDKVAGVTVTRDAALHEALPERIRKAGTVRVATDVPYPPFAMFVTEGKDRLTGLDYDLGQALGAKLGVRFDFTPTKFDGIVPALQAGKFDAAMSALTDNKERQKVVDFVDYSRSGSGILVTEGNPAKISTLDDLCGRKVGVQAATNQYKLLKAHQAECRAAGRKAADIQTFPKDSDAQLALRSGKVTAEVVTKPAAAWSAKTADGGNAFDLAEDPEAPAGYRSSPNGIAVTRQLPLLTEAIRRALQALIDDGTLTKICDKYGVASIAVKEATKNAAVD; from the coding sequence ATGGCTCTGGCAGTGGTCTCCGGCTGCGGCGCGAGCGGCGCCGGAGGAGCTGAGCCGGCGTCCCGGGACAAGGTCGCCGGGGTCACGGTCACGCGGGATGCGGCACTGCACGAGGCCCTGCCCGAGCGGATCAGGAAGGCGGGCACCGTGCGTGTGGCCACGGACGTCCCCTACCCCCCGTTCGCGATGTTCGTCACCGAGGGGAAGGACCGGCTGACCGGCCTGGACTACGACCTCGGCCAGGCCCTGGGCGCGAAGCTCGGCGTCAGGTTCGACTTCACCCCGACGAAGTTCGACGGCATCGTGCCCGCCCTCCAGGCCGGCAAGTTCGACGCCGCGATGTCGGCCCTGACCGACAACAAGGAGCGGCAGAAGGTCGTCGACTTCGTCGACTACTCGAGATCCGGCTCGGGCATCCTGGTGACGGAGGGCAACCCGGCGAAGATCAGCACGCTGGACGACCTCTGCGGCCGAAAGGTCGGAGTCCAGGCGGCGACCAACCAGTACAAGCTTCTCAAGGCCCACCAGGCCGAATGCCGGGCGGCCGGCCGGAAGGCGGCCGACATCCAGACCTTCCCCAAGGACTCGGACGCCCAACTCGCCCTGCGCTCGGGCAAGGTGACAGCCGAGGTCGTCACCAAACCTGCCGCCGCCTGGTCGGCCAAGACCGCCGACGGCGGCAACGCCTTCGACCTGGCCGAGGACCCCGAAGCGCCCGCAGGCTACCGGTCCTCACCCAACGGCATCGCGGTCACCAGACAACTTCCGCTCCTGACCGAAGCGATCCGGCGGGCGCTCCAGGCCCTGATCGACGACGGCACCCTCACCAAGATCTGCGACAAGTACGGCGTCGCCTCCATCGCCGTGAAGGAAGCCACCAAGAACGCGGCGGTGGACTAG